A genomic segment from Spinacia oleracea cultivar Varoflay chromosome 3, BTI_SOV_V1, whole genome shotgun sequence encodes:
- the LOC110788026 gene encoding GATA transcription factor 15 produces MVDLNDKKSSEPDGVSSTESQGNEFKRCADCGTSKTPLWRGGPAGPKSLCNACGIRSRKKRRAILGLKPEEKRSRKINNGRSMTSSSSSSSSSESRFGRSGSPLHRRLIALGREVMMQRSTVDKKLQRGMKKLGEEEQAAVLLMALSYGSVYA; encoded by the exons ATGGTGGATCTAAACGACAAA AAATCATCAGAGCCAGATGGAGTTTCATCAACAGAAAGCCAAGGAAATGAGTTCAAACGATGTGCAGATTGTGGAACCTCAAAAACCCCACTGTGGAGAGGCGGTCCTGCGGGCCCCAAG TCACTGTGCAATGCATGTGGGATCAGAAGCAGGAAGAAGAGAAGGGCAATTTTGGGATTAAAACCAGAGGAGAAGAGATCAAGGAAGATAAACAATGGCAGAAGTATGACATCATCATcgtcgtcatcatcatcatcagagaGTAGATTTGGTAGAAGTGGGTCCCCTCTTCATCGACGGCTGATAGCGCTTGGAAGGGAGGTGATGATGCAGAGATCAACGGTGGATAAGAAGCTACAGAGAGGAATGAAGAAGTTAGGAGAGGAAGAACAAGCTGCCGTGCTTTTGATGGCTCTTTCCTATGGTTCAGTTTATGCTTAG